A region of Pasteurellaceae bacterium Orientalotternb1 DNA encodes the following proteins:
- a CDS encoding formyltetrahydrofolate deformylase: MIENKILLTECPDDTGLVAKITNICYKHQLNIVQNSEFVDSDTRRFFMRTELQGIFNDQTLLADLEFTLPKGSVYKLVPQKQKRIVILVTKEAHCLGDILMKTYYGGLNVEIAAVIGNHTDLGSLAERFDVPFHLVSHEGLTRVEHDKLLSEKIDEYAPDYIVLAKYMRVLNPEFVERYPNRVINIHHSFLPAFIGAKPYQQAYERGVKIIGATAHFINNELDQGPIIMQNVINVDHTYTADAMMRAGRDVEKTVLSRALELVLADRVFVYQNKTIVM, from the coding sequence GTGATTGAGAATAAAATTTTATTAACAGAATGCCCTGATGATACAGGATTGGTCGCTAAAATCACCAATATTTGTTACAAACATCAGCTCAATATTGTTCAAAATAGTGAGTTTGTGGATAGCGATACTCGTCGCTTTTTTATGCGTACGGAGTTACAAGGCATTTTTAACGATCAAACGTTATTAGCCGATTTAGAATTTACCTTACCAAAAGGCTCGGTTTATAAGTTAGTACCACAAAAGCAGAAACGGATCGTGATTTTAGTGACCAAAGAAGCCCACTGTTTAGGCGATATTTTAATGAAAACCTATTACGGCGGATTAAATGTGGAAATTGCTGCAGTGATTGGTAATCATACAGATCTTGGCAGCCTTGCCGAGCGTTTTGATGTGCCTTTCCATTTGGTCAGCCACGAAGGCTTAACACGGGTTGAGCACGATAAATTACTCAGCGAAAAAATTGATGAATACGCCCCAGATTACATTGTATTGGCGAAATATATGCGAGTACTGAATCCTGAATTTGTGGAGCGTTATCCAAACCGTGTAATCAATATTCACCATTCTTTCTTGCCTGCGTTTATTGGAGCGAAACCGTATCAACAAGCCTATGAGCGTGGGGTGAAAATTATTGGTGCGACCGCCCATTTCATCAACAATGAGCTCGATCAAGGTCCGATTATTATGCAAAATGTGATCAATGTGGATCATACCTACACCGCCGACGCGATGATGCGAGCGGGACGTGATGTGGAGAAAACCGTATTGAGCCGTGCATTGGAATTGGTATTGGCGGATCGCGTATTTGTTTACCAAAACAAAACGATTGTGATGTAA
- a CDS encoding amidophosphoribosyltransferase, translating into MCGIVGIIGQSPVNQAIYDGLTLLQHRGQDAAGIVTIDAENRFRLRKANGLVSDVFRQEHMFRLQGNVGIGHVRYPTAGSSSVSEAQPFYVNSPYGLTLVHNGNLTNNADLKKLLFTMAKRHVNTNSDSESLLNIFAYYLDQYDTEPLTPDNIFETVRKTNKVIRGAYACLAMIIGYGMVAFRDPFGIRPLVLGKREENGKTEYMFASETIALDIVGFDYVRDVKPGEAIYITFDGEFHSAICADEPKLNPCIFEYVYFARPDSVIDGVSVYAARVHMGRLLGEKIAREWQDVLDDIDVVIPIPETSTDIALQIANVLGKPYRQGYVKNRYVARTFIMPGQAQRKSSVRRKLNPIASEFKGKNVLLVDDSIVRGTTSEQIVEMARQAGANKVYFASAAPEIRYPNVYGIDMPTCQELVAYDRTVEQVAEMIGVDRLIFQDLQDLFKSVQLENPAIHNFDASVFTGEYITGDIDKCYLDAIAAIRNDKAKAQQTKQATNLEIHNEG; encoded by the coding sequence ATGTGCGGTATTGTTGGGATTATAGGGCAATCGCCAGTCAATCAAGCGATTTATGATGGACTGACGCTGTTGCAGCATCGTGGGCAAGATGCTGCAGGGATTGTCACTATTGATGCAGAAAATCGTTTCCGTTTACGCAAGGCAAATGGCTTAGTGAGCGATGTATTTCGTCAAGAACATATGTTTCGACTACAAGGCAATGTCGGCATTGGGCATGTTCGTTATCCAACAGCAGGTAGTTCCAGCGTTTCCGAAGCCCAACCGTTTTATGTGAACTCGCCTTACGGATTAACCTTGGTTCACAACGGTAATTTAACCAACAATGCTGATTTGAAGAAGTTGTTGTTTACTATGGCAAAACGCCATGTGAATACCAACTCTGATTCCGAATCTCTCCTAAACATCTTCGCATACTATCTTGATCAATACGATACCGAGCCACTTACACCTGATAATATCTTTGAAACTGTTCGTAAAACTAATAAGGTAATTCGTGGGGCTTACGCCTGCTTAGCGATGATTATTGGTTACGGTATGGTTGCGTTTCGTGATCCGTTCGGCATTCGCCCACTTGTACTCGGCAAACGAGAAGAAAACGGCAAAACCGAATATATGTTCGCATCTGAAACCATTGCGTTGGATATTGTCGGCTTTGACTATGTGCGAGATGTCAAACCAGGTGAAGCTATCTACATCACTTTCGATGGCGAATTTCATTCGGCAATTTGTGCTGATGAGCCGAAATTGAACCCGTGTATTTTTGAATATGTCTATTTTGCCCGTCCAGATTCCGTGATCGATGGCGTTTCTGTTTATGCCGCTCGTGTGCATATGGGGCGTTTATTGGGTGAGAAAATCGCACGAGAATGGCAAGATGTGTTAGATGATATTGATGTGGTGATCCCAATTCCAGAAACCTCTACCGATATCGCTTTGCAAATCGCCAACGTGCTTGGCAAGCCGTATCGTCAAGGCTATGTAAAAAATCGCTATGTGGCACGTACCTTTATTATGCCAGGACAAGCTCAGCGGAAATCGTCTGTTCGCCGCAAGCTTAACCCGATCGCTAGCGAATTTAAAGGCAAAAATGTATTGTTGGTGGATGATTCAATTGTACGTGGCACAACTTCAGAACAGATCGTTGAAATGGCACGACAAGCGGGGGCAAATAAGGTCTATTTTGCATCAGCAGCACCAGAAATTCGCTACCCAAATGTCTATGGTATTGATATGCCTACGTGCCAGGAGCTTGTCGCTTATGATCGCACCGTTGAGCAAGTCGCAGAAATGATCGGCGTTGATCGCCTGATTTTCCAAGACTTGCAGGATTTGTTTAAATCGGTTCAGCTTGAAAATCCTGCTATCCACAACTTTGATGCTTCGGTCTTTACGGGCGAATATATTACGGGCGATATTGATAAATGCTATCTTGATGCGATTGCCGCTATTCGTAACGACAAAGCCAAAGCTCAACAGACCAAACAAGCAACTAATTTAGAAATTCATAATGAAGGCTAG
- a CDS encoding C4-dicarboxylate ABC transporter permease, whose translation MKIINKLEEWIGGSLFILIFFILLAQILARQVFHSPLNWSEELARLLFVYVGMLGISVGIRNQQHVYIDFLTNLFPERIKKFTNTFVQLLIFFCLIAFVHFGIKLFFKAENDIFTLGISEKWMYGSLPLIACLMLFRFFQAQFENFKNGLTYLPATFFIILTALAFGLLYFAPDFFKIFRISDYVKLGSNAVYVTLAFWLLIMFIGTPVGWSLMIATLLYFSMSRWGLSQYAAEKLVSSLDSFPLLSVPFFILTGILMNTGGITERIFNFARALLGHYRGGMGHVNIGASLIFSGMSGSALADAGGLGQLEIKAMRDAGYDDDICGGITAASCIIGPLVPPSIAMIIYGVIANQSIAKLFIAGFVPGVLVTIALMVMNYYVSKKRGYPRSPKASLAERCQAFKKAIWAVLTPILIIGGIFSGMFTPTEAAVIAAAYSIVIGMFVYKELTLAKLFQSCVEAIAITGVTVLMVMTVTFFGDMIAREQVAMRIAEFFVSVADSPVMVLVMINLLLLFLGMFIDALALQFLVLPMLIPIAMHFGIDLIFFGVMTTLNMMIGILTPPMGMALFVVARVGNMPVSVVAKGVLPFLVPIFVTLVMITIFPEIITFIPNLLMP comes from the coding sequence ATGAAAATCATCAATAAGTTGGAAGAGTGGATAGGTGGATCCCTATTTATTCTGATCTTTTTTATTTTGCTTGCCCAAATTCTAGCTAGACAAGTTTTCCATAGTCCGCTGAACTGGAGTGAAGAGCTCGCTCGTTTACTTTTCGTTTATGTCGGTATGTTAGGGATAAGTGTTGGTATTCGTAATCAACAGCATGTCTATATTGATTTCTTAACGAATTTATTCCCAGAACGCATTAAAAAATTTACTAATACATTTGTTCAGTTATTGATTTTTTTCTGCCTTATCGCCTTTGTCCATTTTGGTATTAAACTGTTCTTTAAAGCAGAAAATGATATTTTTACTTTAGGTATTTCTGAAAAATGGATGTACGGAAGTTTACCGTTAATTGCGTGTTTAATGTTATTCCGCTTTTTCCAAGCACAATTCGAAAATTTTAAAAATGGATTAACATATCTGCCAGCAACATTTTTTATTATTTTAACGGCACTTGCCTTTGGTCTTCTCTATTTTGCTCCAGATTTTTTCAAAATTTTCAGAATTTCTGACTATGTAAAACTAGGTAGTAATGCAGTTTATGTCACATTAGCTTTCTGGTTGTTGATTATGTTTATCGGCACACCAGTGGGCTGGTCATTAATGATTGCAACATTGTTATATTTCTCAATGAGTCGTTGGGGATTATCACAATATGCGGCTGAAAAACTCGTTTCTAGCTTAGACAGTTTCCCATTATTAAGTGTACCGTTCTTCATCTTAACGGGTATCTTGATGAACACAGGCGGTATTACAGAGCGTATTTTTAATTTTGCACGAGCGTTGCTTGGTCACTACCGTGGTGGTATGGGACATGTAAACATAGGTGCGAGCTTGATTTTCTCAGGTATGTCTGGATCAGCTCTTGCAGATGCAGGCGGTTTAGGTCAGCTTGAAATCAAAGCGATGCGTGATGCAGGCTACGATGATGATATTTGTGGCGGTATTACTGCAGCCTCTTGTATTATCGGCCCACTTGTTCCACCAAGTATTGCGATGATTATTTACGGTGTTATTGCGAATCAATCTATTGCTAAACTCTTCATCGCAGGTTTTGTGCCAGGAGTATTAGTTACTATCGCTTTAATGGTAATGAACTACTATGTTTCTAAGAAACGTGGCTACCCACGATCACCAAAGGCCTCATTAGCTGAGCGTTGCCAAGCTTTCAAAAAAGCGATTTGGGCGGTGCTTACACCAATCCTAATCATTGGCGGTATCTTCTCAGGGATGTTTACCCCAACAGAGGCAGCTGTAATTGCGGCAGCATACTCAATCGTTATCGGTATGTTTGTTTATAAAGAATTAACGTTAGCAAAATTGTTCCAAAGCTGTGTTGAAGCGATTGCGATTACGGGGGTGACTGTATTGATGGTGATGACTGTAACCTTCTTCGGCGATATGATTGCACGTGAACAAGTGGCAATGAGAATTGCAGAGTTCTTCGTGTCCGTAGCGGATTCCCCAGTCATGGTATTAGTAATGATCAACCTATTACTCTTATTCTTAGGTATGTTCATCGATGCATTAGCACTGCAATTCTTAGTATTACCAATGTTAATTCCAATCGCAATGCACTTTGGTATTGATCTCATTTTCTTCGGGGTAATGACTACCTTAAATATGATGATTGGTATCTTAACTCCACCAATGGGGATGGCATTATTCGTGGTTGCTCGTGTGGGTAATATGCCTGTGAGCGTGGTGGCGAAAGGGGTGTTACCATTCTTGGTACCAATTTTCGTCACCCTTGTGATGATTACAATTTTCCCAGAAATTATCACTTTCATTCCAAACTTACTAATGCCTTAG
- a CDS encoding DNA-binding protein H-NS-like protein encodes MSEVLKTLNNIRSLRAIARELSLVQLEGIAEKLASVIDEKREAIKAEEAEKAKRLAGLNKYRELLEKDGISAEELVLLLGSSGESKKRESRAARPAKYKYVTEQGVEKTWTGQGRTPFAIQKALDAGKSLKDFEI; translated from the coding sequence ATGTCTGAAGTATTAAAAACATTGAACAATATTCGCAGTTTACGTGCTATTGCTCGTGAGCTTTCGTTAGTTCAATTAGAAGGAATCGCTGAGAAATTAGCTTCGGTGATTGATGAAAAACGTGAAGCAATTAAGGCAGAAGAAGCTGAAAAGGCAAAGCGTTTAGCTGGTTTAAATAAATATAGAGAGCTTCTTGAAAAAGACGGTATTTCTGCAGAAGAATTGGTATTGTTATTAGGTTCTTCAGGCGAAAGTAAAAAACGCGAATCACGTGCAGCACGTCCAGCAAAATATAAATATGTGACAGAACAAGGCGTTGAGAAAACTTGGACGGGTCAAGGCAGAACGCCATTTGCCATTCAAAAAGCATTAGATGCAGGTAAATCATTAAAAGATTTCGAAATCTAA
- a CDS encoding protein transporter HofB: MNTYSACDLNTQRIFEISETLWQRNCLEKQVLQRYLAVPLQENDEKLWLAIDDEKNLNACEIFAFLLNKTIEPVIVAKEELNYLLNALSPEQQPLYDTGELLYQQQTQEQIDHNDPIIQILDSLFKFCLAKNASDIHIEPYPDKLLIRLRIDGVLHIYQTLSHNFSSRIISRLKLLAKLDISETRLPQDGQFSFTTALSETLDFRVSTLPTNHGEKIVLRLQKNKPTHFDFTALGFTEPQKATLLTALKQPQGLILVTGPTGSGKSITLYSALSYLNQSDKHILTAEDPIEIEINGLIQTQVNRGINLDFSQLLRTFLRQDPDIIMLGEIRDEESAKIALRAAQTGHLVLSTLHTNDAPSAIERLMQLGIHEYEIRNALLLVIAQRLVRKCCPKCAGNGCGDCYQGYQGRIGVYQLFSRSAKIFDKQTACLDYPTLFAAAKQKVTEGVTDMKEVERVLGEGEKV, encoded by the coding sequence ATGAATACCTATTCTGCTTGTGATCTCAATACCCAACGCATTTTTGAGATTTCTGAAACGCTATGGCAGCGAAATTGTCTCGAAAAACAAGTATTACAACGTTATCTCGCCGTTCCTCTCCAAGAAAATGACGAAAAATTATGGCTAGCGATTGATGATGAGAAAAATCTCAACGCCTGCGAAATTTTCGCATTTTTGCTGAATAAAACCATTGAACCCGTTATCGTGGCAAAAGAAGAACTGAATTATCTGCTCAATGCGTTATCGCCTGAACAGCAGCCGCTTTACGACACAGGCGAATTGCTCTATCAACAGCAAACGCAAGAGCAAATCGACCATAACGATCCGATCATTCAGATTTTAGATTCACTGTTTAAATTTTGCTTAGCGAAAAATGCGTCTGATATTCACATTGAACCGTATCCCGATAAGTTATTGATTCGCTTACGAATTGATGGCGTGTTGCATATTTACCAAACCCTATCGCACAATTTTAGCAGCCGTATTATTTCTCGGCTGAAACTGCTCGCGAAACTGGATATTAGCGAAACTCGCCTGCCGCAAGATGGACAATTTAGTTTCACCACTGCCTTATCTGAAACCTTAGATTTTCGGGTTTCGACTTTACCAACCAATCACGGCGAAAAAATCGTCTTGCGATTGCAGAAAAACAAACCGACACATTTTGATTTCACTGCTCTCGGCTTTACCGAACCGCAAAAAGCTACCTTGCTTACTGCCTTAAAACAACCGCAAGGGCTGATTTTGGTGACAGGTCCAACGGGCAGCGGCAAAAGCATTACGCTGTATAGTGCGTTGAGCTACCTGAACCAAAGCGACAAACATATTTTAACGGCGGAAGATCCGATCGAAATTGAGATCAACGGTTTGATTCAAACCCAAGTCAATCGGGGGATCAACCTTGATTTCAGCCAACTGCTGCGGACGTTTTTACGCCAAGATCCCGACATCATTATGTTGGGCGAAATTCGTGATGAGGAAAGTGCCAAAATCGCATTGCGTGCCGCACAAACAGGACATTTGGTACTTTCCACCTTGCATACCAATGATGCTCCTTCTGCAATTGAACGCCTGATGCAGCTCGGTATCCACGAATATGAAATCCGCAACGCATTACTACTCGTCATTGCCCAACGTCTTGTCCGCAAATGTTGCCCGAAATGTGCGGGAAATGGTTGTGGCGATTGTTATCAAGGCTACCAAGGGCGAATCGGGGTCTATCAACTGTTCAGCCGATCTGCAAAAATTTTCGATAAACAGACCGCTTGTTTAGACTACCCAACCCTTTTTGCCGCTGCAAAACAAAAAGTAACCGAAGGTGTAACAGATATGAAAGAAGTGGAAAGGGTGCTTGGCGAAGGGGAAAAGGTATGA
- a CDS encoding N-acetylneuraminic acid mutarotase: MKLAKLALFTAIATTAFAAQAGQYPDLPVGIKSGTGALIGDTVYVGLGSGGDKFFALNLKEKDGQWKELPAFPGGARNQPVSAVVDGKLYVFGGMQKTDVAANQIINDVHVYNPADNTWTKVKTRSPRSASVGASAIAKDGKIYFVGGVNHEIWNGLFQDLEGVEKEKQGMYLDPYFNLRHQDFFFNSDILSYEPATNTWRNEGYFPYSGRAGAAIAVKGDKLLVVNGEIKAGLRTDTTELGTFGKNGVTWKQLGKLPAPKGYTQQEGLAGGMGGYTKGGYIVTGGANFPGARANYAKGINDAHRTGGLKKTFHNAVYSLDEKKGTWKVVGEYPINIAYGVALPYDNKVLMVGGETDGGKALTEVKTMSFDGKTLKVE, from the coding sequence ATGAAATTAGCAAAACTTGCATTATTCACAGCAATCGCAACAACGGCATTTGCCGCACAAGCAGGTCAATATCCAGATCTTCCTGTTGGTATTAAAAGTGGTACAGGTGCATTGATTGGTGACACCGTGTATGTGGGCTTAGGTTCAGGTGGCGATAAATTCTTCGCATTGAATTTAAAAGAAAAAGATGGTCAATGGAAAGAATTACCCGCTTTCCCAGGTGGTGCTCGTAACCAACCAGTATCTGCGGTAGTTGATGGTAAATTATACGTTTTCGGTGGTATGCAAAAAACTGATGTCGCAGCAAACCAAATCATCAATGACGTTCACGTTTATAACCCAGCAGATAACACTTGGACTAAAGTGAAAACTCGTTCACCACGTTCTGCTTCAGTAGGTGCAAGTGCAATCGCAAAAGATGGCAAAATCTACTTCGTAGGCGGCGTTAACCACGAGATCTGGAATGGTTTATTCCAAGATTTAGAAGGTGTTGAGAAAGAAAAACAAGGTATGTACTTAGATCCATACTTCAACCTTCGTCACCAAGACTTCTTCTTCAACTCTGACATCTTAAGCTATGAGCCTGCAACCAATACATGGCGTAATGAAGGTTACTTCCCATATTCAGGTCGTGCAGGTGCGGCGATTGCCGTGAAAGGCGATAAATTATTAGTGGTAAACGGCGAGATCAAAGCAGGTCTTCGTACAGACACCACAGAGTTAGGTACATTTGGCAAAAATGGCGTAACTTGGAAACAATTAGGCAAACTTCCAGCACCAAAAGGTTACACACAACAAGAAGGTTTAGCTGGCGGTATGGGCGGTTACACCAAAGGTGGTTATATCGTAACTGGCGGTGCTAACTTCCCTGGTGCACGTGCGAACTATGCAAAAGGTATCAATGACGCACACCGCACAGGTGGCTTGAAGAAAACTTTCCACAATGCTGTTTATTCTTTAGATGAGAAAAAAGGCACTTGGAAAGTGGTTGGTGAATACCCAATCAACATCGCATATGGTGTAGCTCTTCCATACGACAACAAAGTGTTAATGGTTGGTGGTGAAACCGATGGCGGTAAAGCATTAACTGAAGTGAAAACTATGAGTTTCGATGGCAAAACATTAAAAGTTGAGTAA
- a CDS encoding ribonuclease HI — MKRVEIFTDGSCLGNPGKGGIGVLLRYKGHEKTLSKGYQLTTNNRMELRAVIEALSMLKESCQVVLSSDSQYMKNGIEKWMHNWKRNNWKTSNKTPVKNQDLWEQLDQAIAPHQLEWLWVKGHSGHRENEICDELARLGANNPTLIDDGYLPE; from the coding sequence ATGAAACGAGTTGAAATTTTTACCGATGGTTCTTGTTTGGGTAATCCAGGCAAAGGTGGAATTGGTGTGCTGTTACGCTACAAAGGACACGAAAAAACCTTGAGCAAAGGTTATCAGCTTACAACCAATAACCGTATGGAGCTGCGGGCGGTAATTGAAGCCCTTTCAATGCTAAAAGAGTCTTGCCAAGTCGTGCTTTCAAGCGATAGCCAATATATGAAGAATGGTATCGAGAAATGGATGCACAACTGGAAACGCAATAACTGGAAAACCAGCAACAAAACGCCTGTAAAAAACCAAGATTTATGGGAACAGCTTGACCAAGCCATTGCCCCACATCAACTTGAGTGGCTGTGGGTCAAAGGGCATTCAGGGCATCGTGAAAATGAAATTTGCGATGAATTAGCACGCTTAGGTGCGAACAATCCTACCTTAATTGATGATGGCTATCTGCCTGAATAA
- a CDS encoding sialic acid-binding protein, which translates to MKFNKLALATLCFGMSASVLAADYEFSFGMSAGTNQNEYKAAELFAKEVKEKSNGKIEIKLYPDAQLAKNDVESMKQLKDGAMDFTFSESSRFSELGYPIAQVYALPYLVPDFETMKKALHETNVGKELLAGLKKDKIVVLSQAYNGTRQTTSNRAINSLEDMKGLKLRVPGAPSNVAYAKYTGAASTPMAFSEVYLALQTNAVDAQENPLPTINDKKFYEVQKYLAITNHILNDQLYLMSGEAYEQLPADLQKVVKDAAEKAAEFHTGLFKDGEAKLVDFFKSKGVTVTMPDLKPFKAALKPYHDEFAEKHGDAGKKALAEINALSK; encoded by the coding sequence ATGAAATTTAACAAACTTGCACTTGCAACATTATGCTTTGGTATGTCAGCGTCTGTATTAGCAGCTGATTACGAATTTTCTTTTGGTATGAGTGCAGGAACTAACCAAAACGAATACAAAGCAGCAGAACTTTTTGCAAAAGAAGTGAAAGAAAAATCTAACGGTAAAATTGAAATCAAACTTTACCCAGATGCACAATTAGCGAAAAATGACGTTGAGTCAATGAAACAGCTTAAAGATGGTGCAATGGATTTCACTTTCAGTGAATCTTCTCGTTTCAGTGAATTAGGCTACCCAATTGCACAAGTATACGCATTACCATACTTAGTACCAGATTTCGAAACCATGAAAAAAGCGTTACATGAAACTAACGTAGGTAAAGAGTTATTAGCTGGTTTGAAAAAAGATAAAATCGTTGTGTTATCTCAAGCCTATAACGGTACTCGTCAAACCACATCAAACCGTGCAATCAACTCTTTAGAAGATATGAAAGGTTTGAAATTACGTGTTCCTGGTGCTCCATCTAATGTGGCTTATGCGAAATACACTGGTGCAGCATCAACGCCAATGGCATTCTCTGAAGTTTATCTTGCATTACAAACTAATGCGGTAGATGCTCAAGAAAACCCATTGCCAACCATCAACGACAAAAAATTCTACGAAGTACAAAAATACTTAGCGATCACTAACCACATCTTAAATGACCAACTTTATTTAATGAGCGGTGAAGCTTACGAGCAATTACCAGCAGATTTACAAAAAGTGGTTAAAGATGCGGCAGAAAAAGCAGCAGAATTCCACACTGGCTTATTTAAAGATGGTGAAGCAAAATTGGTTGATTTCTTCAAATCTAAAGGTGTAACTGTCACTATGCCTGATTTGAAACCATTCAAAGCTGCATTAAAACCTTACCACGATGAATTTGCTGAGAAACACGGTGATGCAGGTAAAAAAGCACTTGCTGAAATCAACGCATTATCAAAATAA
- a CDS encoding colicin V synthesis protein: MIDFIIIGIIVFSLLVSLWRGFVREVLSLAGWVIAFLVASKFYQPMAQLLLQFDSVHLNNSEYLRNGIAAGILFIAVLIISGIINALLAKLADKTGLSGTDRVLGAGFGILRGVFIVAAMLFFLDTFTAFSQSELWKESKLIPHFDFIVKWFFEQLQANSTFLKSTN, translated from the coding sequence ATGATTGATTTTATTATTATCGGGATTATTGTTTTTTCATTACTGGTAAGTTTATGGCGAGGCTTTGTCAGAGAAGTGTTGTCATTAGCTGGTTGGGTCATTGCCTTTTTGGTGGCAAGCAAATTTTATCAGCCAATGGCACAGCTCCTATTGCAGTTTGATTCGGTCCATTTGAATAATTCAGAATATTTGCGTAATGGTATTGCCGCAGGAATTTTATTTATCGCCGTGTTAATCATAAGCGGAATTATCAACGCATTATTGGCTAAATTAGCCGATAAAACAGGACTTTCAGGCACGGATCGCGTGTTAGGTGCTGGTTTTGGGATTTTACGTGGGGTGTTTATTGTCGCCGCTATGTTATTTTTTCTCGACACCTTCACCGCATTTAGCCAAAGTGAACTTTGGAAAGAATCTAAACTTATTCCCCATTTTGATTTCATCGTCAAATGGTTTTTTGAACAATTACAAGCAAATTCAACATTTTTAAAATCAACTAATTAG
- a CDS encoding fimbrial protein produces the protein MIAEFHWKGVNRFGQKQKGKCLAENREQLEKQLIHKGYSHLKISRNFVFGSAPKPEEITQTLNQIALLLGAAIPLKNALAMVLQNCQNIQLYQWLNQLIQQLESGFALSSALEKSGKFLPSQEIQLIKMGETSGQLTTIFCKIVEARTKSEKLHKKIKKILFYPVIVLFISLALSLGLLIFIVPQFAELYDSKEKSLPFITEILFLLSEFLTENSQAIVIFSLIMIIFSVWLNKKIPFFTQLRLAILSKLPVFNQIIMHSRIIFFCQHSALMLQAHIRLDRILHAFIQAKSDPVLSRESELILKLLQQGYRLNDGLNPTIFGNEVIQMIAIGEQSGNLAAMLNHISEIYQQRLDYQIDMLSQLLEPLLMVLMGIIVGTILIGLYLPIFDMGSIVG, from the coding sequence ATGATTGCCGAATTTCACTGGAAAGGCGTAAACCGCTTTGGGCAGAAGCAAAAGGGTAAATGCTTGGCAGAAAATCGAGAGCAGTTGGAGAAACAGCTGATCCATAAAGGCTATTCTCATCTCAAAATTAGCCGCAATTTTGTATTTGGCTCCGCACCAAAGCCGGAAGAAATCACCCAAACACTAAACCAAATCGCTCTATTACTTGGGGCAGCCATTCCATTAAAAAATGCGTTAGCCATGGTACTCCAAAATTGCCAAAATATTCAGCTCTATCAATGGCTTAATCAACTTATCCAACAATTAGAAAGTGGCTTTGCTCTCTCATCTGCACTAGAAAAATCGGGTAAATTTCTACCTTCACAAGAAATTCAGCTGATTAAAATGGGCGAAACAAGCGGTCAGTTAACGACTATTTTTTGCAAAATAGTAGAAGCTCGCACAAAATCGGAAAAACTACACAAAAAAATTAAGAAAATTCTATTTTACCCTGTAATTGTGTTATTTATTTCATTGGCACTTTCGCTCGGTTTATTGATTTTTATCGTACCGCAATTTGCTGAACTTTATGATAGCAAAGAAAAATCGCTGCCTTTTATTACTGAAATTCTTTTTCTTCTCTCTGAATTTTTAACGGAAAATAGTCAAGCTATTGTCATTTTCAGTTTGATTATGATTATTTTCAGTGTCTGGTTAAATAAAAAGATTCCATTTTTTACTCAATTAAGATTAGCGATATTAAGTAAATTGCCTGTTTTTAATCAAATTATTATGCATTCCCGTATTATTTTCTTCTGCCAACATAGTGCATTAATGTTGCAAGCCCATATTCGTTTAGATCGCATTTTACATGCTTTTATTCAAGCAAAAAGCGATCCTGTTTTATCCCGTGAATCGGAATTAATTTTAAAACTATTACAGCAAGGTTATCGCTTAAATGATGGATTAAATCCAACCATTTTTGGCAATGAAGTGATCCAAATGATCGCAATCGGTGAGCAAAGCGGTAATTTAGCGGCAATGCTTAATCATATTAGTGAAATTTATCAGCAACGGTTAGATTACCAAATTGATATGCTTTCACAATTACTTGAACCACTATTGATGGTACTGATGGGAATTATTGTTGGTACAATTTTAATTGGGCTTTATTTACCAATTTTCGATATGGGGAGTATTGTGGGATGA